The genomic window CAGCAGTGGCAGTTCACAGGTAAATTTCACAGCTTGACCAGAACGACATTGCGGTGTTAAACAATACCAAAGTCTACCCACTATTCCTGCAGAGGATCACTCCCACTTCCGAAGTTCTGAAGActtccacacaaaaaaaaaaaaaaaaaaaaaaaaaaaaaaaaaaaaaaaaaaaaaatttaaaaaaaaaaattaaaaaaaaaaaaaaaaattaaaaagtgatcCTACAATCCCTTTTCACAAGTTAAAATGAAACCATAAgcacttctttttaaaaaatattttaaaaatctttttaaaaaagatttgtACATTTGTATGATGAACTAGAACTGCCCCCTCCATCTTCTTGCAAGCATGaagttaatttcatttctgaGCTCTCAGCAAACagtacaagaaaacaaaacaattgtGCTTCATGCCTTAAGTGGAGGGAAAGAACAAAGTAATCAAGCATTTTTTGGATATATGTCCAGAGACTGCTGATTAAACTAAACTCTTATACAAAGTCCTCTTCGTTAAAAACCTACAGAATTAGCTCACTTTAAGGATTAAAGCAAAGACTGGGGATTTGATTCCCAGACTGTGTTTTTGTAGATACTCATTCTCTGCTGGAGATTGCAACTGTGCAGTATTAAATTTGCAAACAAAGAAGAAGCCTCAATTGCTGCAACTCCAAGACAGTATCAGGAGGATGCACATGCTTGTGTCAGGAATGCTGAGGAAGTGTTTGTGCACATGGAAAAGCAAACcacacagccaggctgtgagGGTTAGAAATCAGCTCTCCAAGGAAACAGAGTCTAAAAATGACTATGAGAAATGTTTTAGGGATTCAATGAGAAATGTTCTAGTTCTCCACCCTCTAATTTAGATGTATAGAAAGTATGCCTGTGCAAGTATTTagctttctgaagaaaacaccTTCTACCTTTCAGTTTTAATCTTAGAAAAGAACTTCTACCCTTCTCTGTGATGACCCAGTAGCAATCAACAACTCTTCTGACACtataattactttaaaattgtTAGAGTGGATTTAGGATTCAGCATGAACAATCAATCACTTCTCTTCTGACTGACCTTCTCACTTTTGTCTTCCTCCAAAATTCTGACAGGGCTGGAGATTAAGCAGAATTGAGGGTCATTCTGGTGTTGCACATAGTCAGATTAAGCATGCCAAGTGCTCTCACGTCTCACAGTAACAAAAGCTGAGtctcttttatctttttgaGGATGTATTTGGAATAGCACATGTCTGGAATTACTTGGCTAAGAATTCTAAACAGCTACAGTTCTGACATGGCTCAGGGCCTTTATGGTGGTAAACAAGTAGTTTTCATGGTCATTTTCTGTGTGTATTAAATTAAGAAACACCAGCTCAGAATTAGAGGCTTGGCTTCCTTATGATGCTATGCCTAAGCAAAGTTATTACTGAACTAGAAAGCTGTGTTTGGAACTTTAATTAAGCTACCACCAAAAATAACTACAAGGCtgcaagaaaagggaagagttTTGTGGAAGATGGAGTTCCAAAGGAGCTGTAATACCCAACGATACAAAAGCTGGAGTGCAGCACAGGGTTACATTGATCCCCTATTCTCATGTCTTAAACCAGTCATTATCaagaaaaatgggggaaaaacatCTCTCAAGTATCCAAGGTTTGATGGAGCTTTGAAGGAGCAGTGTCAACTCCATTGGCATGGAAACAGCCACTGCAATTTAGATGCAACAAGAGcacaaagaggaggaaaggaatttATTGGTCAGCTTGCTTTTCAGAATGCACCACACATGAAAACCGGAACTGCTGCTGtattctaaaaaaaacaaaacaaaacaaaacaaaacaaaacaaaacaaaaaacaaaacaaacaaacaaacaaacaaaaaaaacaaaaacaaaaaaaaaaaaacaaaaaaaaaacaaaacaaaaaaaaaacaaacaaaaaaaaaacaaaacaaaaaaaaaaaaaaaaccaaaaaaaaaaaactttgctaTACTGCATATTTTCTGTGGGGATATTCCAAGAGGTCTTTCTTTTGTCTGTTTCTAAATGTGCCTTTTGATGCTGGTTATCAAAATATCTTTCCCAGTCTTTATTTATCACTTCAGGACAAAAATAACTAAGACAAGGATTTGGACAGTATCTCCAACTGGATGACAGTTCTCACTAAATTCCCATTAGCTAAATACAAACAAATATATTTCAGgtaaaatataaaagataatGAAATCCTATAGAAGTCTACAAGGTTTTCAACTAGTCTGCAGCTATCTCCTTCTGAGTGAAGGTATgtgattgaaaaaaataaatctaattatCAAAACCTATATTCAATTTGCTAAGTTGATTTGGATTAAATCATTAaatcattaaattaaattattaaataattgcTGATTTAATACTGAAAGGTGTGAAACAAGAAACATAGGATCCTattcaaaattccattttcagaaCATGAACAGTAAGGCCTGCAGGAATTGTCTGTGTTGCTGTCACAACTCAGTATTCCAAATTGCTACCTCAAAATCCCAAATTGTGGGCCTTTCTGTTCAAGGAGAGTTGAGGCTTTTTGTCATAATACTTCCTCATCAATACAGATGCCCAAGGATTAATGTTCTACTACAAAATTAGACTGCAATAAACAGTGTTTCAGAGactttttctcatcttttctcATCTCATCATCAGTTTATGTAACTGGGGGCCCATCACAGTCAGATAAGATCTACTTGATATACGACATACCAGCCCTGCTTTTGATTTCACAAGAGATGTGACATTTACTCTCTATTAAGGCACAGGACTGTTCTCTCTCTGCTTCACTGGTCTCAGAGTGCAGAATCTCCACCGATTCCCCTCTGACATCCACATTTCCACAAAGAGCACAGGCTTTGCCAGGCAACAGCACACAAAATGCCATCAGTAAACACTAGCTTGTTCAATTTCTTTCCTACTAGTGGTACAAATCCAGTTCTTACTTAAATTTCTTGCCCGATTTGGCCTGAGTTCCTCCATTCCATATGTGGTCATCCTcttcatagaagaaaaaaatgtcaagttTCACATCATCTTCTCCCTGAAAAGAGAGTTCCAAGCTGTCTTCTacctgaaagacaaaaatgcaCACTGTgtatacacataaaaatacaaagcaacatatgtcagcagaaaacaaattgaTTTTCATCAGCTATACAGAGTGACTTCtaactgaagaaaacacagtaaCTCTGCATTACttttaaactttattaaacACTTCTGCAACTGAAGTCAAAGTTACAAATCTACAGAAACACACACATGAAgtaaaatgttcattttctaTGTACCTTTCCAAATTTGTGCTTCAGTGGCAACCCAGCTTTCTGAAAGGCTGGAATGATATCTGCTTTGTAGTCCCTTATAAAGATTCCCAAATCCACATCTTTACTGTGAGGAATGACATTGCACTGCCTATACCagcctgagggaaaaaaaaaaaaaaacaaaaaaccagaaaaatcccaaactagTTAAATTCAGGAACAGAAATtcaacagaaataaagcaaCACAAAAATGAACTGTCTTAAGATCACCAGGCAAAAGTCTTTGACTTTTGAGGCCATAAACAAgacttctgcctttttttagTATGGGATGAACCACATCAAAGGAAACAAGTATTACTGCACTTATAGTCATCTGTCTCCCTTCAGAAAGCCAAGAATGCAAGAGAAAACTAAGATAATGTGTCTTCGGTTTCctaatttaaatgcatttatatatttttaaaaaattaaaattctttatgTGGGACCAAATCTAATCAGCAGTTAACAGCTACAGGGCCACAGCTGTGCTTCGGATTTGCAACTATTGTTTTATACTGCATCCAAGATGTTAATCATCTTTCAATCACCACTGCAAAGCAGAAAGACACAAAGTAGGACATCCTTCTGTCTGTTTCATTTAGGCATCTTTTAGTAACTATTCATTCAGAAAATTATATTCCCTAGgattaaataaatacaaggCAAATGTGAACACGAGTCTTCACTAAGTGTTTCAGTAACAAAAGAATCCTCACCAGTGATAAGACACTTATACCTTCAGCAGAACTGAAAACTTGCATTACCTAATTTAATGGactgtaattttattaaaagtttgttttgaaagaaaataaattaatgtaaatGGTATTTTAGAAGTCAATGACAAGCATCTAATTGCATGGGAAGAAAAACAGGGTTAGAGTGTACTTGGACAGCAGAACAATGTGCTCATCACTGCATTTTCCAACTGGCACTTCAGTGAATTCCAAGTCACACAAATTAGggaattgttaatttttttagcaGGGATGAACACAACACAGGTAATTCCTAACAACACTAAATGCTTCACTGGAAATTTGCCGAGCATCTCAGCAGCTCAGGTTTCtacagaaaaagcattttttcaggAGCAAAAAGGCTTATTGCAATACAGTTATTACTTTCCAACCCAGTACTTTTGGCCCCTGCTGACATCACAAGCAATGGAGGATGAAGTGTTTAAAGTTTCAGGTGAGTTTAAAAATGCAACACAATACAAATTTTTACCAAGACATGTTCCACTGCTCAGCCAGAACTTCACTCCCAAGTTATTCAATGTCAGGGCAGCCAGATGAAGCACggattttgcctttttcctgAATTCCACTGCGTCAACAGAGGCATCATCAGGATACAGCTGGAAGGCAAGAGTAAGCAAGTTATGGTCAGAGAGCAAACTTGTCCCTTCATTTTCTCAGTGTCCTAGGGAAAAATGACCTTAAAAAATTTACTTAACTAATACCTGGGCTAACATCTGGTTTTACACACACAGTCCATTTTCAGAACATGCACTGGAATGacaagtgaaaattaaaactctGAATCAtcaacctttctttttttcctaaccaGCAGAATGAAAATTCACAGTAGACTAGAATAAGAAAAGATGTATTAGACACTGATTCTCAGCACTTGGCAGCAACACGGGTGAGCCCTTGTTCTGCACATGCTGAAGGCAATTCCTGGAGTCCAAGGAGAACACGGGGACAGAATCAGTCCCTGCCAGCACATcaaggcttttccaacctccAGAACTCCATGATTAATTTATTTGGCGCCACCAAGTGTCAGACTTGGGTGTTGAGTTTTAAGGAGAACTGCCAAGGAGAAACGGTGTGAACACAAAAATCTTCCAGACAGAACTGTGGCAACGTCTGCCATCCATGCAAAGCCAAAACCAACACGAGAGGCTGGGCAAACATTACTAATTCTAACAAAGGAATACTCGGCTTTGTGATGGATTTCTTTAAGAGCTCTTGGGCCACAAGCAGCCAAAATGAACTTTTCAAAACAGGTGCCAGATGCTTGTCTCAGTGTCAAAGCTCCAGCAAAATTCAATAAACATGTAGGGgcacattttctcttcctgtggTTATTTCTGCCTGGAGGCTGAAGTGgattatatttttctgtcttccacATGTGAAGGGACAACACACAGATGCCCTTGTGACCTTCTTACTACCCAAATAACGATCCACAGCCTACTAGAGTGAACAGGAGTGGTCCTCCCTTTCCCCAACACCTGAATAACTGAAGAGTAGAGCCTCCACTgcccatttttccccttccatgAACTCAGAGATGGCTCAGATTCAGTGGCCTAACTGACTCTGTAGTCTTAATTGTGAACCCTGGATCACTTTACAACTCATGTCCTTTCCAAGTTAGGACAGAATGCCCCCCACACTGCAGTGAAGACACTTCTATCTGCTAAATCAAGCAGcaaaattctaaaaataatgtTCTGAATAGTGGTGAAAACATTAGCTTACACAGtcaaaaaagcaattaaatcaGTCACTTTGAAATGTAACCATATCAGATAAGCCAAATGAGGAACATTGAACTGCATGACATGgttcaaaaaatgtaaaattaaatatttctcaaaaCTGTGAGgattttcataagaaaaattTTCAGCCATGAAGATACACAAGTTTTATATGTTTATCTAACAAAACAAGTTAATTTACATAAGAACCATTTAACAGTAAGGGTGTGTAAGAACTATGGATATGTTGGTTccctcttggaaaaaaatgtgcttgcaagtaaaaaaacaaaaaatgccaTGATCTTCAGGTAAAGTTTTGATTTCATTACCACTTAGTAAGATCTGTGGAATGAGAATCAAGGGGTGTATTTAGCTTTGTGTATGTGAACAGTCccatttaagtaaaaaaaacccagtaaacTGTTCTTAGGTTTGGGTCAATCAgtgaaaacacacatttcatCTCAGAGATGCCACCCAGTTACCACTAACCTGAAAGAAAGCCCGAGCTTCTCTGTACCTACATTCAAGAAATCTAGACTGGGACATCTCCTCTAGAAAACTGGACGGATTTTTTGGAATTTGAACTTTTAAGTCATCAATGGAAACAAGCAGAAGTTCTGGCCTGCATGGAAAGAAAGATAATATATTACCCaatttaattccatttaatGTATTACCCAATTTAATTCCATTACAAACCACATGGCACTTTAACTCAGGTTATAATCTTAATGCACACTACTGGCAGTGATCCCTCTGTCCAaatacagccaaaaaaaaacaataaaaaatgaaaaaagcaaCAAGAGCTTCACCAAATTCTTCATACGTTTCAaaactttgtttaaaaagaattcCTACACCTCCAAACCCCAAGCTGGTTTGTCAGATCACTGATTCCTTTCTGACTCATGACTTGAATTTGTTCAAAGATGTTGCTCAGTGCATCTTAAAATTCAGGCTATTTGGTTGTCTAAGTACAGGATGCCCTTCAGAATCAAATTTTACTCTGTACTTTGAGgctatttgcttttaaaaactaaaaactaTTCAGCCTTCATAATAACTGAAGTGGGATTATTTAATAGCTTACACAGTTTACTTCAAACATTTAGGCACATAACTCATATAGATTCCATGTTTCAAAAGGATGAAAGAACGGGGTCAAATTAATGGAAAAAGTTAAATAGATTTATTTGGATGTGTGAAATGtctatttttctcattttctcagaAACAATGTTCTCAAAGTATGCACTCTGGGGTCTGACTCATACCTGAGATGAATTCTAGAACCTGACTACAGGAAAGAGAGTAGTTTTACACACAGAGGAAGTAATTTTGGGAGTGCCATGATGGCTTTCTCCTCCCCTTGTTGTGAACTCACTTTTCATATGCCCCAGGATAGCGACCGAAGTGGAGTTTCCGGAAAGGCACAAACTTTCTGTCCATGTGTTGCTTGAGTCTCAGGGGCCCATGCCAGAGGAAATTGCCACTCCTCTCATAGAAGACCACCAGGTGAATGGCATGGGATGCCAGCTTGAATATGTAATGCAAGGGAATTTCCATCCCAGACAGGTCATCCATCCCATCCAAGCGGGGGTCCTTGTTTATAATCTTTAGCCACTGGAACCCCATCTTCTCAGCAGTTCTAAAAAGGCCCACCTGAAAATGAGGAAGACAGGAGACAGAGCAGGCTAAAGATTAGAGAAACCAAAACCGAAAGCTAAATGTTTATTACTAATTCACACCATTCCTCATTTTCGTTTTTAATCAGGCTTAAGCACAAATGAATCAAAAATCTCTAAGAGCCTGAAGACCAGCAGTCGCAAGCAATTCCAACCACCTTCTTTTCTTGTCTTAAATTTTGTCCTTCAgactacaaaataaaacaacaaataaattttGTAAGCCATGCTTAGattaggtttgttccttgccATAGCACCCTGCACTCTCAAACTATTCTCTAAAACTGTTCATCTGCCAAATTTGGTGTTCCTAAGTCCTTGAATAACAACATCACTAACACAAGAATTAGTCCAAAACCTTCTTTTGTGGGGCAAATAAAAATCTCACCAAACACTGAGCACTGCTCTCAGGCTTTCATAGTTCTACAAACATAGGGAATTAAATTCTGgttgatttaaagaaaaaaaacaaacccatcaGCATCTGAAGATGCTTCAATTTCCCCCCTTGAAATGTTTTGCATAAGCATATCAGCTTCTCCTCTGAATGATACAGAAATTACCACTGAGACACAAAGCAATGGGAAAATGGATTTATCTCAGTGTACTGCCATACAACTTTACTCTTGGTTTCTTGAATTCCTTCACATCTATGGGTTAAACAGCTGCCTGATCAGGCCCAGAGTCACACCCCTCTTCACTCAAGTTCTTCCTTGAAATAGTCACTGATCATTTcagtttcctgctttttctaattaaaaaaatgagagaaaatgaaaaaaaaaaaaaaagaaaaagaagaaaaaagctgtttgtcaCTGGTATCTTTAGTCTGTAGAAATTAATCtaataaatatttccagattACACTTAATGAAATAATAGTGGATTTAAATTACACTTGATGAAATAATAGTGGATTTAAATTTGTCCTTCCTCATGTGctacatttctgtttttaacACAGACATTACAAATTGTCCTAACAtcacagagaagcagagataCCATTAAATATCACCAATACATTAGGTGAAATGGTATTAATTACAAGGATGTGctaaaagaaatgcaaaccaGCAGACTATGATAATATTTTGAGACTTGTCACATCAATAACTACAATTCCTTCTTGATGAGTCCCCAAACTCCCGATTTATAAAAGATACCCCTACATTACAGGCCCAAGgttctcctccttcctttctaactgacctttctttcctttctgactactagtgggtttttttaatattgcagaCAGCTTCTAAAAAGCTTCAGCTATAAAATGCTCCTAATGTAATTACTCCTAATGTAAATTAATCCTAATGTATCCAGGCTAGTAAATGGGCAACTTGTACTTTCAAACAAAGTTTCCTCTGCCTACCACATGAATTAGATA from Vidua macroura isolate BioBank_ID:100142 chromosome Z, ASM2450914v1, whole genome shotgun sequence includes these protein-coding regions:
- the FKTN gene encoding ribitol-5-phosphate transferase FKTN, encoding MQKINRNVVLALLSLTSLVFLLFQLCYYKFYLSQKNGAAFSKVRGSQSGQDSTRWHVVRKFLGLISSHNIPVYLIDPLILGLVDKDIEQIRSSPDGPSPECKYFCAPRDFTTFALLDKTWKHDVGLFRTAEKMGFQWLKIINKDPRLDGMDDLSGMEIPLHYIFKLASHAIHLVVFYERSGNFLWHGPLRLKQHMDRKFVPFRKLHFGRYPGAYEKPELLLVSIDDLKVQIPKNPSSFLEEMSQSRFLECRYREARAFFQLYPDDASVDAVEFRKKAKSVLHLAALTLNNLGVKFWLSSGTCLGWYRQCNVIPHSKDVDLGIFIRDYKADIIPAFQKAGLPLKHKFGKVEDSLELSFQGEDDVKLDIFFFYEEDDHIWNGGTQAKSGKKFKYLFPKFTLCWTEFVELKVHVPCETLQYVEANYGPEWKVPVKTWDWKISPFNVQENGVWPIDEWDNVIQLY